One window of the Microvirga mediterraneensis genome contains the following:
- a CDS encoding saccharopine dehydrogenase family protein: protein MHSILVIGAGKIGSTIVDMLHETGDYDVTVADSSAAALEAVAQGGIKTIQLDFNDAVALQNALKGRYAVLSAAPYHLTGHVAQAARLADVNYFDLTEDVATTRMVKELAEGATTAFIPQCGLAPGFISIVAHDIASRFDKLDTVRLRVGALPQYPSNALSYNLTWSTDGVINEYIERCEAVVDGKLREVPAMEELEEFSLDGTRYEAFNTSGGLGTLCETLEGKVRNLNYKTIRYPGHCALMRVLLNDLQLRNRREVLKDILENAVPATMQDMVIVFVTVTGERGGRYVQETYARSVYGQKVAGTQRTAIQVTTAAGICAMLDLLVAGQLPKQGFVRQEEVDLDRFLTNRFGRVYAGERLDEGREPAVKNIRLDAVA from the coding sequence ATGCATTCGATCCTCGTCATCGGCGCCGGCAAGATCGGCTCCACCATCGTCGACATGCTTCACGAGACCGGCGACTACGACGTCACCGTGGCGGATTCCTCCGCCGCCGCCCTCGAAGCCGTCGCCCAGGGTGGCATCAAGACGATCCAGCTCGACTTCAATGACGCGGTCGCCCTGCAGAACGCGCTCAAGGGCCGCTACGCCGTGCTCAGCGCCGCCCCCTACCACCTCACCGGCCACGTGGCCCAGGCCGCGCGCCTCGCCGACGTCAACTATTTCGATCTGACCGAGGACGTCGCCACCACCCGCATGGTGAAGGAGCTGGCGGAAGGCGCCACCACGGCCTTCATTCCGCAATGCGGCCTCGCCCCGGGGTTCATCTCCATCGTGGCCCACGACATCGCGAGCCGCTTCGACAAGCTCGACACCGTGCGCCTGCGCGTCGGCGCCCTGCCGCAATATCCCTCGAACGCCCTCTCCTATAACCTCACCTGGAGCACGGACGGCGTCATCAACGAGTATATCGAGCGCTGCGAGGCGGTCGTGGACGGCAAGCTCCGCGAAGTCCCCGCCATGGAGGAGCTCGAAGAGTTCTCCCTCGACGGCACCCGCTACGAAGCCTTCAACACCTCGGGCGGCCTCGGCACCCTGTGCGAGACCCTGGAAGGCAAGGTGCGCAACCTGAACTACAAGACCATCCGCTATCCGGGCCACTGCGCCCTGATGCGGGTGCTGCTCAACGACCTTCAGCTGCGCAACCGCCGCGAGGTCCTGAAGGACATCCTGGAGAACGCCGTTCCGGCCACCATGCAGGACATGGTCATCGTCTTCGTGACCGTGACCGGCGAGCGCGGCGGCCGCTACGTGCAGGAAACCTATGCCCGCAGCGTCTACGGCCAGAAGGTCGCCGGGACCCAGCGCACCGCCATCCAGGTGACCACGGCGGCCGGCATCTGCGCCATGCTCGACCTGCTTGTGGCGGGCCAGCTGCCGAAGCAGGGCTTCGTGCGCCAGGAGGAGGTCGACCTCGACAGGTTTCTCACCAACCGCTTCGGCCGCGTCTATGCGGGCGAGCGCCTCGACGAGGGCCGCGAGCCGGCGGTGAAGAACATCCGCCTCGACGCGGTGGCGTAA
- a CDS encoding Lrp/AsnC family transcriptional regulator: MLDATDRALIALLRENARIGHAEAARRLKLSRTTVQARVESLERRGVIAGYTLRLAEEVASRMVRAHVTIVVAPKASGGVVSALQRMPELRALHSVAGVFDLLAVVEAEDVPSLDAAIDKIGAVEGVERTQSSIILSTKFER; this comes from the coding sequence ATGCTCGACGCCACGGATCGTGCCTTGATTGCGCTCCTGCGGGAGAATGCCCGGATCGGCCATGCGGAGGCCGCCCGGCGGCTCAAGCTCTCCCGCACGACCGTGCAGGCCCGCGTCGAGAGCCTGGAGCGCCGGGGAGTGATCGCCGGCTATACCCTGCGTCTGGCCGAGGAGGTCGCGAGCCGCATGGTGCGGGCGCACGTGACCATCGTGGTAGCCCCCAAGGCGTCGGGCGGCGTCGTCTCGGCGCTGCAGCGCATGCCAGAATTGCGCGCGCTTCATTCGGTTGCGGGTGTCTTCGATCTGCTGGCGGTGGTAGAGGCTGAGGACGTTCCCTCCCTCGACGCGGCCATCGACAAGATCGGCGCGGTCGAAGGGGTGGAGCGCACGCAATCCTCCATCATCCTCTCAACGAAATTCGAACGATGA
- a CDS encoding NAD(P)/FAD-dependent oxidoreductase: protein MTSAASSSADVVIVGGAVMGSSTAYHLLADSGFKGRVVVIEKDPTYQLSASALSAASIRQQYSSAVNIRISLYGIEFLRSIGDRLAVDGERPEIGLKEGGYLYCASEAGASILAENQALQAAEGADILFLKPDELKARFPWLNTEDLAAGTWGRSGEGWFDGWGLLQAFRKKARSLGAEYVKGEVAEIERDGGTIVAVRLKDGTRIACGTLVNCAGSGGRAVAAMAGLDIPVQAKRRYVFTFACKGPVENCPLLIDTSGAYVRPEGEGHFICGASPEADLDPDWFDEDPASQEIDHTFFEEFIWPNLAHRVPAFEAIRPGRAWSGPYDMSLLDHNAIIGLAGGFKNFHLCNGFSGHGLQQAPAVGRGLAELIVHGGYRTLDLTELGHERVLANRPLLERNVI from the coding sequence ATGACCTCTGCAGCTTCCTCCTCAGCCGATGTCGTGATCGTGGGCGGCGCCGTCATGGGCTCCTCCACGGCCTATCACCTGCTCGCCGATTCCGGCTTCAAGGGACGCGTGGTCGTCATCGAGAAGGATCCGACCTACCAGCTCTCCGCCTCGGCCCTGTCGGCAGCCTCGATCCGCCAGCAATATTCGAGCGCGGTGAACATCCGCATCTCGCTCTACGGCATTGAATTCCTGCGCTCCATCGGCGATCGGCTCGCGGTCGACGGCGAGCGTCCGGAGATCGGCCTGAAGGAGGGCGGCTATCTCTATTGCGCGTCGGAGGCCGGTGCGTCGATCCTCGCCGAGAACCAGGCGCTCCAGGCAGCGGAAGGCGCCGACATCCTGTTCCTGAAGCCGGACGAGCTGAAGGCCCGCTTCCCCTGGCTCAACACGGAGGACCTGGCAGCCGGCACCTGGGGGCGCTCGGGCGAAGGCTGGTTCGACGGCTGGGGCCTTCTGCAGGCCTTCCGCAAGAAGGCCCGTTCCCTCGGCGCCGAATACGTGAAGGGCGAGGTTGCGGAAATCGAGCGGGACGGCGGCACCATCGTGGCCGTGCGCCTCAAGGACGGAACCCGCATCGCCTGCGGCACGCTCGTCAACTGCGCCGGCTCCGGCGGACGGGCCGTGGCGGCCATGGCCGGGCTCGACATCCCGGTCCAGGCCAAGCGCCGCTACGTTTTCACCTTCGCATGCAAGGGACCCGTGGAGAACTGTCCGCTGCTCATCGACACCTCGGGCGCCTATGTACGGCCCGAAGGGGAGGGGCACTTCATCTGCGGCGCCTCGCCGGAAGCGGATCTCGATCCCGACTGGTTCGACGAGGATCCCGCGTCGCAGGAAATCGACCACACCTTCTTCGAGGAGTTCATCTGGCCGAACCTGGCGCACCGCGTCCCGGCCTTCGAGGCGATCAGGCCGGGCCGTGCCTGGTCGGGCCCCTACGACATGAGCCTCCTCGACCACAACGCGATCATCGGCCTTGCGGGCGGGTTCAAGAACTTCCACCTCTGCAACGGCTTCTCGGGTCATGGCCTGCAGCAGGCCCCGGCCGTGGGGCGGGGCCTCGCCGAACTGATCGTCCATGGCGGCTACCGCACGCTCGATCTGACCGAACTCGGCCACGAACGCGTCCTCGCCAACCGGCCGCTGCTCGAGCGGAACGTGATCTAG
- the ugpB gene encoding sn-glycerol-3-phosphate ABC transporter substrate-binding protein UgpB, with the protein MMKKSLLGALAFGLATSTSAFAQTEIQWWHAMTGANNEVVNRLADEFNNSQKDYKDVVSYKGQYADTLNAGIAAFRAGNAPHILQVFEVGTATMMGARGAVKPVYQMMAEAGEKFDPKAYLPAITGYYSTAKGEMLSFPFNSSSMVMWINKDELKKAGVNEIPKTWPEVFEAGKKLKAAGHDTCGFSNAWASWANVEQFSAWHNIPMATKANGLDGFDTEMKFNSPAHVKHLQNLVDLQKDKTYDYSGRDSKSEGRFTSGECAIFLTSSGFYGNVKANAKFDFTSVPMPYYPDIQGAPQNSIIGGASLWVMGGKKAEEYKGVAKFFAFLSDTDRQAKLHQESGYLPITKAAYEKTKASGFYEKNPVLETPLKELTNKEPTENSRGLRFGNMVQIRDVISEEIEAALAGQKPAKDALDAAVTRSNQILRQFERTVR; encoded by the coding sequence ATGATGAAGAAGTCACTCCTCGGCGCTCTGGCCTTCGGCCTGGCGACGAGCACCTCCGCCTTCGCCCAGACCGAGATCCAGTGGTGGCACGCCATGACGGGCGCCAACAACGAGGTCGTGAACCGGCTGGCGGACGAGTTCAACAACTCGCAGAAGGACTACAAGGACGTCGTCAGCTACAAGGGCCAGTACGCCGACACGCTGAACGCCGGCATCGCGGCCTTCCGCGCCGGCAACGCTCCCCACATCCTGCAGGTGTTCGAAGTCGGCACGGCGACCATGATGGGCGCCCGGGGTGCCGTGAAGCCCGTCTACCAGATGATGGCCGAAGCCGGCGAAAAGTTCGACCCCAAGGCCTACCTGCCGGCGATCACCGGCTATTACTCCACGGCCAAGGGCGAGATGCTCTCCTTCCCGTTCAACTCCTCCTCGATGGTCATGTGGATCAACAAGGACGAGCTGAAGAAGGCCGGCGTGAACGAGATCCCGAAGACCTGGCCTGAGGTTTTCGAAGCCGGCAAGAAGCTCAAGGCCGCCGGCCACGACACCTGCGGCTTCTCGAACGCCTGGGCTTCCTGGGCCAATGTCGAGCAGTTCTCCGCCTGGCACAACATCCCGATGGCCACCAAGGCCAACGGCCTCGACGGCTTCGACACGGAGATGAAGTTCAACTCTCCGGCGCACGTGAAGCACCTGCAGAACCTCGTGGACCTGCAGAAGGACAAGACCTACGACTATTCGGGCCGTGACTCGAAGAGCGAAGGCCGCTTCACCTCCGGCGAATGCGCGATCTTCCTGACCTCGTCGGGCTTCTACGGCAACGTGAAGGCCAACGCGAAATTCGACTTCACCTCGGTGCCGATGCCGTATTACCCGGACATCCAGGGCGCTCCGCAGAACTCGATCATCGGCGGCGCATCCCTGTGGGTCATGGGCGGCAAGAAGGCCGAGGAATACAAGGGCGTGGCCAAGTTCTTCGCGTTCCTGTCGGACACCGACCGCCAGGCCAAGCTGCACCAGGAATCGGGCTATCTCCCGATCACCAAGGCGGCCTACGAGAAGACCAAGGCTTCCGGCTTCTATGAGAAGAACCCGGTGCTCGAGACGCCCCTGAAGGAGCTGACCAACAAGGAGCCGACCGAGAACTCCCGCGGTCTGCGCTTCGGCAACATGGTCCAGATCCGCGACGTGATCTCCGAGGAGATCGAGGCGGCTCTCGCCGGCCAGAAGCCTGCCAAGGACGCCCTGGACGCGGCGGTCACCCGTTCGAACCAGATCCTGCGTCAGTTCGAGCGTACCGTTCGCTAA
- the ugpA gene encoding sn-glycerol-3-phosphate ABC transporter permease UgpA, translated as MEKRAHFSGWTLPLLLILPQMAITVIFFYLPASQAIWQSFLREDAFGLASEFVGLENYIAVFEQPEYYRAMITTVIFSTLVAFFSLAVALLFATQADKSLRGGHGFKTLLIWPYAVAPAIAGVLWMFMFHPTLGILGRPLNIMGFRWNPMLDGNDAMILLVLSATWKHVSYNFLFFLAGLQAIPKSVIEAGAIDGAGPLRRFWTIIFPLLSPTTFFLLVVTIVYVFFETFGIIDAVTGGGPAGQTTTLVYKVYADGRSGGDLGLSAAQSVVLMVIVIALTAVQFRYVERKVQY; from the coding sequence ATGGAAAAACGAGCTCATTTTTCAGGGTGGACGCTGCCTCTGCTGCTGATCCTTCCGCAGATGGCGATCACCGTCATTTTCTTCTACCTGCCGGCCTCGCAGGCGATCTGGCAGTCCTTCCTGCGCGAGGACGCCTTCGGTCTCGCTTCCGAATTCGTCGGCCTCGAGAACTACATCGCGGTCTTCGAGCAGCCTGAATATTACCGGGCGATGATCACGACCGTGATCTTCTCGACGCTTGTGGCCTTCTTCTCGCTCGCCGTCGCCCTTCTCTTCGCCACCCAGGCCGACAAGAGCCTGCGCGGTGGTCACGGCTTCAAGACCCTGCTGATCTGGCCCTATGCGGTGGCCCCGGCCATCGCGGGCGTGTTGTGGATGTTCATGTTCCATCCGACGCTCGGCATTCTCGGCCGCCCGCTCAACATCATGGGATTCCGCTGGAATCCCATGCTCGACGGCAATGACGCCATGATCCTGCTCGTACTCTCCGCCACGTGGAAGCATGTCAGCTACAACTTCCTGTTCTTCCTCGCGGGCCTGCAGGCAATCCCGAAGAGCGTGATCGAGGCCGGCGCCATCGACGGCGCGGGACCGCTCCGCCGCTTCTGGACGATCATCTTCCCGCTTCTGTCGCCGACCACCTTCTTCCTTCTCGTCGTGACCATCGTCTACGTGTTCTTCGAGACCTTCGGCATCATCGATGCCGTGACGGGCGGTGGCCCGGCCGGACAGACGACGACTCTCGTCTACAAGGTTTATGCGGACGGCCGCTCCGGCGGCGACCTCGGTCTCTCGGCCGCGCAATCGGTGGTCCTCATGGTCATCGTGATCGCGCTCACCGCCGTCCAGTTCCGCTATGTTGAACGCAAGGTGCAGTACTGA
- the ugpE gene encoding sn-glycerol-3-phosphate ABC transporter permease UgpE, giving the protein MVENRPFRDFMAYLTLVIGVVLVAFPVYIAIMASTFDTATIINGNMPLTPGDQALENYSRALFYGGKTAREPVMGMMLNSMIMALGIAFGKILISILSAYAVVYFKFPFRRTAFWVIFITLMLPVEVRIYPTYKIVADLGLLDTYSGLILPLIASATGTLLFRQFFMTIPEELLEASKIDGAGAFRFFKDTLLPLSMTTIAALFVIQFIYGWNQYLWPLLITTKSSMQTIVIGIKKMITTTDALTEWNIAMTTAVLAMIPPVLVVIFMQRLFVKGLVETEK; this is encoded by the coding sequence ATGGTCGAGAATCGTCCCTTTCGAGATTTCATGGCCTACCTGACGCTGGTCATCGGCGTCGTCCTGGTGGCCTTCCCGGTCTATATCGCCATCATGGCGTCGACCTTCGACACCGCCACCATCATCAACGGCAACATGCCATTGACCCCAGGCGACCAGGCGCTCGAAAACTACTCCCGCGCCCTGTTCTACGGCGGCAAGACGGCCCGCGAGCCCGTGATGGGCATGATGCTCAATTCCATGATCATGGCTCTGGGTATCGCGTTCGGTAAGATCCTGATCTCGATCCTGTCGGCCTATGCGGTAGTCTACTTCAAGTTCCCATTCCGCAGGACGGCGTTTTGGGTGATCTTCATCACCCTGATGCTGCCCGTCGAAGTGCGCATCTATCCGACCTATAAGATCGTCGCGGATCTGGGTCTTCTCGACACCTATTCCGGTCTCATTCTGCCGCTCATCGCGTCGGCCACCGGCACGCTCCTGTTCCGGCAGTTCTTCATGACAATTCCGGAGGAGCTTCTGGAGGCCTCGAAGATCGACGGCGCGGGCGCGTTCCGCTTCTTCAAGGACACGCTGCTCCCGCTGTCGATGACGACGATCGCGGCGCTCTTCGTGATCCAGTTCATCTATGGCTGGAACCAGTATCTCTGGCCGCTGCTGATCACCACGAAGAGCTCGATGCAGACCATCGTGATCGGCATCAAGAAGATGATCACCACGACCGATGCGCTGACCGAGTGGAACATCGCCATGACGACGGCCGTGCTCGCGATGATCCCGCCGGTCCTGGTCGTCATCTTCATGCAGAGGCTCTTCGTGAAGGGCCTCGTCGAAACGGAAAAGTGA
- a CDS encoding sn-glycerol-3-phosphate import ATP-binding protein UgpC produces the protein MAGVTLDTVRKIYSGNVEAVKGVSLGIEDGSFCVLVGPSGCGKSTLLRMIAGLETISAGEVKIGDRVVNQVEPADRDIAMVFQNYALYPHMSVYDNMAYGLKNRKTPKDEIEKRVKEAARILAIESFLERKPRALSGGQRQRVAMGRAIVRKPQVFLFDEPLSNLDAKLRVQMRVEIKRLQKALGVTSIYVTHDQVEAMTLSDKLVVMSGGQIEQVGSPSEVYRRPETRFVATFIGSPPMNILPGKVEGPGRVSVGGQVIAVSDMRDGLTPGSAIEVGLRPEDVQAGSVGSSSLSMDVDFVEELGATQLFHGKVAGADFVVQASTGQIAADTRKLALAVDPANVHLFDPQTTKRLGRA, from the coding sequence ATGGCAGGGGTAACCCTCGATACGGTCAGGAAGATCTATTCGGGCAACGTGGAAGCCGTGAAGGGCGTATCGCTCGGCATTGAGGACGGCTCCTTCTGCGTGCTCGTCGGCCCGTCGGGCTGCGGCAAGTCCACGCTTCTTCGCATGATCGCGGGTCTCGAGACGATCTCCGCCGGCGAGGTGAAGATCGGCGACCGGGTCGTGAACCAAGTGGAGCCGGCGGATCGCGACATCGCGATGGTGTTCCAGAACTACGCGCTCTACCCGCATATGAGCGTCTACGACAACATGGCCTACGGCCTGAAGAACCGGAAGACGCCCAAGGACGAGATCGAGAAGCGTGTGAAGGAAGCGGCCCGCATTCTCGCGATCGAGTCGTTCCTCGAGCGCAAGCCGCGCGCGCTCTCCGGCGGCCAGCGCCAGCGCGTGGCCATGGGCCGGGCCATCGTGCGCAAGCCCCAGGTCTTCCTCTTCGACGAGCCGCTCTCGAACCTCGATGCCAAGCTGCGCGTGCAGATGCGCGTCGAGATCAAGCGCCTGCAGAAGGCCCTCGGCGTGACGTCGATTTACGTGACCCACGATCAGGTCGAGGCGATGACGCTCTCTGACAAGCTCGTGGTGATGTCGGGCGGCCAGATCGAACAGGTCGGCAGCCCGTCCGAGGTCTACCGCCGTCCCGAGACCCGCTTCGTCGCCACCTTCATCGGCTCCCCGCCCATGAACATCCTGCCCGGCAAGGTCGAAGGCCCCGGCCGCGTGTCGGTCGGCGGACAGGTGATCGCCGTGTCGGACATGCGTGACGGCCTCACCCCCGGCTCCGCCATCGAAGTGGGCCTGCGCCCCGAGGACGTGCAGGCGGGCAGCGTGGGCTCCAGCTCCCTGTCCATGGATGTGGATTTCGTCGAGGAACTCGGCGCGACCCAGCTCTTCCACGGCAAAGTCGCCGGCGCTGACTTCGTCGTGCAGGCCTCCACCGGCCAGATCGCGGCCGACACCCGCAAGCTGGCCCTCGCGGTCGACCCGGCCAACGTCCACCTTTTCGATCCCCAGACCACGAAGCGCCTCGGCCGCGCGTGA